The Ensifer adhaerens genome contains a region encoding:
- a CDS encoding amino acid ABC transporter permease, giving the protein MSDTRLADPGQFVVVPRRKIGTKILALVFIAMLILLVRAFWLGDIAWSYVGENLLSKAVMAGVVNTIIMTFCAMALGILLGVLAAVMRMSDNPVLRSVSVGYIWLFRGTPALLQLLLWFNLALIFPTIGIPGLFSLRTVDVMTPFVAAFLGLGIQQGAYTAEVVRAGLLSIDRGQTEAALSIGMTKLRATLKIVLPQAMRVIVPPIGNETIGMVKLTSLASVIQYSEVLRSVEDIYYVNSRVIELLIVAAIWYMAVVTVLSIAQMYIERYFSKGWGATRRTEAAPAPQTTVEEAA; this is encoded by the coding sequence ATGAGCGATACCAGACTTGCCGATCCCGGCCAGTTTGTCGTCGTGCCGCGACGCAAGATCGGCACGAAGATACTGGCCCTCGTTTTCATCGCCATGCTGATCCTGCTTGTCAGGGCCTTCTGGCTCGGCGACATCGCCTGGAGCTATGTCGGAGAAAACCTGCTCTCGAAGGCGGTGATGGCCGGCGTCGTCAACACCATTATCATGACCTTCTGCGCCATGGCGCTCGGCATTCTGCTGGGGGTCCTCGCCGCCGTGATGCGCATGTCCGACAACCCGGTGCTTCGAAGCGTTTCCGTCGGCTATATCTGGCTGTTTCGCGGCACACCGGCACTGCTGCAACTGCTGCTGTGGTTCAATCTCGCCTTGATCTTCCCGACGATCGGCATTCCCGGTCTGTTTTCGCTGCGCACCGTCGATGTGATGACGCCTTTCGTCGCCGCCTTTCTGGGCCTTGGTATCCAGCAGGGCGCCTACACGGCGGAGGTGGTGCGCGCCGGCCTTCTCTCGATCGATCGCGGACAGACGGAAGCCGCCCTGTCGATCGGCATGACCAAGCTTCGCGCCACCCTGAAGATCGTCCTGCCGCAGGCGATGCGGGTGATCGTGCCGCCGATCGGAAACGAGACGATCGGCATGGTCAAGCTGACCTCGCTTGCCAGTGTCATCCAGTATTCCGAGGTGCTGCGCAGCGTCGAGGACATCTACTATGTCAATTCGCGTGTCATCGAACTGCTGATTGTCGCCGCCATCTGGTACATGGCCGTCGTCACCGTGCTCAGCATCGCGCAGATGTACATCGAGCGATACTTCTCCAAGGGGTGGGGCGCCACCCGGCGAACAGAAGCCGCACCGGCACCGCAGACCACAGTCGAGGAGGCCGCCTGA
- a CDS encoding amino acid ABC transporter ATP-binding protein, with protein sequence MEPLIVAHGLQKYFGTFHVLQDIDFSISKGEVVCIIGPSGSGKSTFLRCINQLESIDGGYVTVDGEIAGYRRDGNRLYPLSDVEIARQRQSVGMVFQRFHLFPHRTVLENIIEGPVGVQKRPKQQCAEEARALLKRVGLAHKADAYPGELSGGQQQRVAIARALAMKPKAMLFDEPTSALDPELVGEVLGVMKELAAAGTTMIVVTHELGFCREVADRVVFMDAGRIVETGTPAEILERPTNPRVKSFISAVL encoded by the coding sequence ATGGAACCGCTTATCGTCGCCCACGGCCTTCAGAAGTACTTCGGCACCTTCCACGTGCTTCAGGATATCGATTTCAGCATCAGCAAAGGTGAAGTCGTCTGTATCATCGGCCCGTCCGGCTCGGGAAAGAGCACGTTTCTGCGCTGCATCAACCAGCTCGAAAGCATCGATGGCGGCTACGTGACCGTCGATGGCGAGATTGCCGGCTACCGCCGCGACGGAAACCGCCTCTATCCACTCTCCGACGTTGAGATTGCAAGGCAGCGCCAGTCGGTGGGCATGGTCTTCCAGCGCTTCCATCTCTTCCCGCACCGCACGGTGCTCGAAAACATCATCGAGGGGCCGGTTGGCGTCCAGAAGCGGCCTAAGCAGCAATGCGCCGAGGAAGCGCGCGCCCTGTTGAAACGTGTCGGCCTTGCACACAAGGCGGATGCCTATCCCGGCGAGCTTTCAGGCGGCCAGCAGCAGCGCGTCGCGATTGCCCGGGCGCTGGCGATGAAGCCGAAGGCGATGCTGTTCGATGAGCCGACGTCGGCGCTCGATCCTGAACTGGTCGGCGAGGTGCTTGGCGTCATGAAGGAACTGGCAGCCGCCGGCACGACGATGATCGTCGTCACCCACGAGCTCGGCTTCTGCCGCGAGGTTGCCGACCGGGTCGTGTTCATGGACGCGGGCCGGATCGTCGAAACCGGGACGCCGGCCGAGATCCTGGAACGTCCCACAAATCCCAGAGTGAAGAGCTTCATCTCTGCGGTGCTTTGA
- a CDS encoding ABC transporter substrate-binding protein, translating to MKFLRVAVSALALLSAGAASAETKLSLVNDGELRILTNPIYPPMEFVNPEKGTLDGFDVDLATAIAAKLKLNPLFVTSAFQELQSGLQTGRGDVIISGMSDNVKRQESMDFVDYLTSGPILFTTKASAEQYKQPEDLCGKTVAGSRSTSFGENVTGWSEANCVGKGKAAIKFEGTADSNAARLGMKQGRYDAVVQGIETIAYQMRVEPDTFTLVGDPLISNDTFGMGFKKDNSGLRDAVAGALDALIKDGTYNELLTKWGLVHNAVPKAVINGVK from the coding sequence ATGAAATTTCTAAGGGTAGCCGTCTCAGCGCTCGCGCTTCTTTCTGCAGGTGCCGCTTCGGCTGAAACCAAGCTCAGCCTCGTCAACGACGGCGAGCTTCGCATCCTCACCAATCCGATCTATCCGCCGATGGAGTTCGTCAATCCGGAGAAAGGCACGCTCGATGGGTTCGACGTCGATCTGGCGACGGCGATTGCCGCAAAGCTCAAGCTCAACCCGCTGTTCGTCACCTCCGCCTTCCAGGAATTGCAGAGCGGCCTCCAGACAGGGCGCGGCGACGTCATCATCTCGGGCATGAGCGACAACGTCAAACGCCAGGAAAGCATGGACTTCGTCGACTACCTGACGAGCGGCCCGATCCTGTTCACGACCAAGGCCAGCGCTGAACAGTACAAGCAGCCGGAAGACCTCTGCGGCAAGACGGTTGCCGGCAGCCGCAGCACCAGCTTCGGTGAGAACGTCACCGGCTGGAGCGAGGCCAATTGCGTCGGCAAAGGCAAGGCGGCGATCAAGTTCGAGGGCACGGCCGATTCCAACGCCGCTCGCCTCGGTATGAAGCAGGGCCGTTATGACGCCGTGGTTCAGGGCATCGAAACCATCGCCTACCAGATGCGCGTCGAGCCGGACACGTTTACCCTGGTCGGTGACCCGCTGATCAGCAACGACACCTTCGGCATGGGCTTCAAGAAGGACAATTCGGGCCTGCGCGACGCCGTTGCCGGTGCGCTCGACGCGCTGATCAAGGATGGCACCTACAACGAGCTGCTGACGAAGTGGGGCCTGGTCCACAATGCCGTGCCGAAGGCCGTGATCAACGGCGTCAAGTAA
- a CDS encoding polysaccharide deacetylase family protein encodes MLTEPSLAADPRASLWPAGKQSAVALAFDVDGPTGDAMLDGSLLSNPRYFTQGAYGPFRALPRLLDLLGAYGLKATFFIPTWVVLHWGERCERIVGEGHEVAYHGHRHEVFIDLNREQQFDIMERSRAIFEERLGVTPIGFRTPSGDWSAETAEILRTFGVLYSSSMRGDDRPYFHPSATSEHGLVEIPGRWDIDDYTALAYTEEPDFPIGLDRISDYRTVEQNWRAEFEGYHREGLCWTTILHPKVCAKPGRLSILEGLFQAITAHGDAVWAARCGDVARWWIEQHSAGCRHGRPA; translated from the coding sequence ATGCTCACCGAACCTTCCCTTGCCGCTGATCCTCGGGCTTCGCTCTGGCCAGCTGGAAAACAATCCGCCGTCGCGCTCGCCTTCGATGTCGACGGGCCGACCGGCGATGCGATGCTCGACGGCTCGCTGCTTTCCAATCCGCGCTATTTCACGCAAGGCGCCTACGGACCTTTCAGAGCGCTGCCGCGCCTGCTCGATCTGCTTGGAGCCTACGGCCTCAAGGCCACTTTCTTCATTCCCACCTGGGTCGTGCTGCACTGGGGCGAGCGCTGCGAGCGCATTGTCGGCGAGGGGCACGAGGTCGCCTATCACGGCCACCGCCACGAAGTGTTCATCGATCTGAACCGTGAGCAGCAGTTCGATATCATGGAGCGCTCCCGCGCCATCTTTGAGGAGCGGCTCGGCGTCACTCCGATCGGTTTCCGCACACCCTCGGGCGACTGGAGTGCGGAAACTGCGGAGATTCTGCGCACCTTCGGCGTGCTCTATTCGAGCTCGATGCGCGGCGACGATCGACCCTATTTTCACCCGAGCGCCACATCCGAGCACGGCCTCGTCGAAATACCCGGTCGCTGGGATATCGACGACTATACGGCGCTTGCCTACACGGAGGAACCGGACTTTCCGATTGGTCTCGACCGGATCTCCGATTACCGCACGGTCGAGCAGAACTGGCGCGCCGAGTTTGAGGGCTACCACCGCGAGGGCCTGTGCTGGACTACCATCCTGCATCCGAAGGTCTGCGCCAAGCCTGGCCGCCTCTCGATCCTTGAAGGGCTGTTCCAGGCAATTACAGCCCATGGCGACGCGGTCTGGGCCGCGCGCTGCGGCGACGTCGCTCGCTGGTGGATCGAGCAACATTCGGCCGGTTGCCGTCACGGGAGGCCGGCATGA
- a CDS encoding polysaccharide deacetylase family protein: MSVVAATKWPEGKRCAVLVSVLFDDGMDAVAAAPDLLQRSKSFSVWKYGAQRGVERLCRTFASSDIAASWFVPGQVAEEHAALLKDVAAAGHDLESHGWAFERHDCLPSAQSLELLKLSRDALGRISGRAATGFRLPAGNWPQGFDRLLSDAGYGWSASLNGDDVPYLHPSRLVEVPVHVELEDRPYFQFNFTPAFPKGQSRIPSYEGVLHNWIAEFDAYRRFGLCYVLQLRPEWSGTPGRISLVEDLLAHIRGFDDVWIATGAMIADWQQANGSLPPPTHPLNVYDAYLREQQSHG; the protein is encoded by the coding sequence ATGAGCGTGGTCGCGGCAACAAAGTGGCCCGAGGGCAAGCGCTGCGCGGTGCTGGTCTCGGTGCTGTTCGATGACGGCATGGATGCGGTGGCGGCAGCGCCCGATCTGCTCCAACGTAGCAAGAGCTTTTCGGTCTGGAAATATGGCGCCCAACGCGGCGTCGAGCGCCTGTGCAGAACCTTCGCGTCGTCGGACATCGCCGCGAGTTGGTTCGTGCCGGGGCAGGTGGCTGAAGAACATGCCGCCCTCCTCAAGGATGTTGCGGCGGCCGGTCATGATCTTGAAAGCCATGGCTGGGCCTTCGAGCGTCATGATTGCCTGCCGTCGGCGCAATCGCTGGAGCTTTTGAAACTGTCGCGCGATGCTCTAGGGCGTATTTCCGGCCGGGCTGCGACCGGCTTCCGTCTGCCTGCCGGAAACTGGCCACAAGGTTTCGACCGACTGCTGTCAGACGCGGGATACGGGTGGTCCGCTTCGCTCAACGGCGACGACGTGCCCTATCTGCATCCGTCGCGCCTGGTCGAGGTACCGGTTCACGTCGAACTGGAGGACCGCCCCTATTTCCAGTTCAACTTCACTCCGGCCTTTCCCAAGGGACAGAGCCGCATCCCGTCTTATGAAGGTGTTCTTCACAACTGGATCGCGGAGTTCGACGCCTATCGTCGCTTCGGCCTCTGTTACGTGCTGCAGCTCCGCCCTGAGTGGAGCGGCACGCCGGGACGGATCTCGCTGGTCGAGGACCTGTTGGCGCATATTCGCGGCTTCGACGACGTCTGGATCGCCACCGGCGCCATGATCGCCGACTGGCAGCAGGCAAATGGCAGTTTGCCGCCGCCGACCCATCCCCTCAACGTCTACGATGCCTACCTGCGGGAGCAGCAATCGCATGGCTGA
- a CDS encoding MmgE/PrpD family protein encodes MADPVLLSLANKIATARFDDFPDATVKKAKLHILDTFGVAVAGSASAETRMTLAALGVEASTGASIIWGTPLSLDARTAALVNGVSAHALELDDSGGCDHSGAVVLPAVVAALGEMKRPVRGREFLKSVLIGYEVGRRVLEAAGGYETHNGLGWHSTGTCGVFGAAAAVGTLLGFDAERLASALGLACSFAGGTWAFIHDGSPAKKLHAGRAAEGGLLAARLAASGFAGPGDVFDGSAWGSFFQAFCRGEGDPAALDSAFGEGWRIDRCSIKPHATCRGTHSAIDAIDKLLGDHALKREDVAAVTVEMSGFQFGMCGGKTLTSRAQAQMSLPYAVAARLRYGKVSLAELEERAWRDANIGQWLDRVDVRIDPAMSDEAEPAITLATVGGRQLKTTVEFPLGSPANPLSDDRLIGKYDELAATVLPARKAVGLREGVLALDRSADARALLEWLR; translated from the coding sequence ATGGCTGATCCAGTTCTCCTTTCGCTTGCAAACAAGATCGCCACCGCGCGCTTCGACGACTTTCCGGATGCGACCGTCAAGAAGGCCAAACTGCACATTCTCGATACTTTCGGCGTTGCCGTCGCCGGCTCCGCTTCGGCCGAGACGCGCATGACATTGGCAGCCCTTGGAGTGGAGGCATCAACCGGTGCTTCGATCATCTGGGGAACGCCGCTTTCGCTCGACGCCCGCACGGCCGCGCTCGTCAACGGTGTTTCGGCCCATGCACTCGAGCTCGATGACAGCGGCGGTTGCGACCATTCCGGTGCGGTCGTGCTGCCCGCGGTCGTCGCGGCCCTGGGAGAAATGAAACGGCCTGTCCGCGGAAGGGAATTTCTGAAAAGCGTGCTGATCGGCTACGAGGTCGGACGGCGCGTGCTGGAGGCCGCCGGCGGCTATGAGACGCATAACGGCCTCGGCTGGCATTCCACCGGAACCTGCGGCGTCTTCGGTGCGGCGGCAGCCGTAGGCACGCTGCTGGGCTTTGATGCCGAGCGCCTTGCATCAGCTCTCGGCCTTGCCTGTTCCTTTGCGGGCGGCACCTGGGCCTTCATCCATGACGGCAGCCCGGCAAAGAAGCTGCATGCCGGCCGTGCCGCCGAGGGCGGGCTGCTGGCCGCACGGCTCGCCGCCAGCGGCTTTGCCGGTCCCGGCGACGTGTTCGACGGGAGTGCATGGGGCAGCTTTTTCCAGGCATTTTGCCGGGGCGAGGGCGATCCTGCGGCACTCGACAGCGCCTTCGGTGAAGGCTGGCGCATCGACCGATGCTCGATCAAGCCGCATGCCACCTGCCGTGGCACCCATTCGGCGATCGACGCGATCGACAAGTTGCTCGGCGATCATGCGTTGAAGCGCGAGGATGTCGCGGCGGTCACCGTCGAGATGAGCGGTTTCCAGTTCGGCATGTGCGGAGGCAAGACTCTGACCTCGCGGGCGCAGGCGCAGATGAGCCTGCCCTATGCGGTCGCTGCGCGGCTTCGATACGGCAAGGTGTCGCTCGCTGAACTCGAGGAGCGCGCCTGGCGCGACGCGAATATCGGGCAATGGCTCGATCGCGTCGACGTTCGTATCGACCCGGCCATGTCCGACGAGGCAGAACCGGCGATCACGCTTGCGACGGTCGGTGGCCGGCAGCTGAAGACCACAGTCGAATTTCCGCTCGGCAGTCCCGCAAACCCGCTGAGCGACGATCGGTTGATCGGCAAGTATGACGAACTCGCAGCCACCGTCCTGCCAGCGAGAAAGGCCGTGGGTCTACGCGAGGGCGTTCTCGCGCTCGATCGCTCGGCAGATGCGCGCGCTCTCCTGGAATGGTTGCGATGA
- the argH gene encoding argininosuccinate lyase, with the protein MTAQTQSTWSPLFKEAVSTDFRDFHECLDQDKRIALYDVAGSKVHASMLARADILTAEENDQIQGGLDQIAAEMRSGTFAWKKELEDVHMNVESRLTALVGDAGKKLHTARSRNDQVATDIRLYARAELDALAAELKALVLAFVDLADEHADTIMPGFTHLQVAQPVTFGHHLMAYAEMFLRDLERVGQARERLNVSPLGAAALAGTGYPIDPAYSASELGFSRAFRNSLDAVSDRDYVVDICAAGAIIMGHLSRFSEEVILWCTPMFDFIEVGDQFCTGSSIMPQKRNPDLAELVRGKAARVIGNLTTSAALMKAQPLAFNKDQQESKPPLTDTLENVRGAVTVTAQMLPTIKVRDRKMLAAAEQGYSTATDLADYLVRAGLPFRDAHHAVAAIVGAARERDLATLSAMPLAEMQAFAPIIGADVYEVLTVEGSVASRNHPGGTAPEQVRRAIAELRSLLA; encoded by the coding sequence ATGACAGCACAGACACAGTCGACGTGGTCGCCGCTTTTCAAGGAAGCCGTGTCCACGGACTTCCGCGATTTCCACGAATGCCTCGATCAGGACAAGCGCATCGCGCTCTACGACGTCGCCGGCTCCAAGGTTCATGCCAGCATGCTGGCGCGCGCCGACATTCTGACGGCAGAGGAAAACGACCAGATCCAGGGCGGGCTCGATCAGATCGCCGCGGAGATGCGCTCCGGCACCTTCGCCTGGAAGAAGGAGCTCGAAGACGTTCACATGAACGTCGAAAGCCGCCTGACCGCGCTCGTCGGTGACGCCGGCAAGAAGCTGCACACGGCGCGTTCCCGCAACGACCAGGTGGCAACCGATATCCGCCTTTACGCCCGTGCCGAACTGGACGCGCTGGCTGCGGAATTGAAGGCGCTCGTGCTTGCTTTCGTCGATCTCGCAGACGAGCATGCCGACACGATCATGCCCGGTTTCACCCACCTCCAGGTCGCCCAACCCGTTACCTTCGGCCACCACCTGATGGCCTATGCCGAGATGTTCCTGCGCGATCTCGAACGAGTGGGCCAGGCGCGCGAGCGCCTCAATGTCTCGCCGCTCGGTGCCGCGGCGCTCGCCGGTACCGGCTATCCGATCGACCCGGCTTACAGTGCCAGTGAACTCGGTTTTTCGCGCGCGTTCCGCAACTCGCTCGATGCGGTGTCCGATCGCGACTATGTCGTCGATATCTGCGCGGCCGGCGCCATCATCATGGGCCATCTGTCGCGCTTTTCCGAAGAAGTCATCCTCTGGTGCACGCCGATGTTCGACTTCATCGAGGTCGGCGATCAGTTCTGCACCGGATCTTCGATCATGCCGCAGAAACGCAATCCTGATCTTGCCGAACTGGTGCGTGGCAAGGCGGCGCGGGTCATCGGCAATCTGACGACTTCGGCGGCGCTGATGAAGGCGCAACCGCTCGCCTTCAACAAGGACCAGCAGGAATCCAAGCCGCCGCTCACCGATACGCTGGAGAATGTGCGGGGTGCGGTCACGGTGACCGCCCAGATGCTGCCGACGATCAAGGTGCGCGACCGGAAAATGCTGGCGGCGGCCGAGCAGGGCTATTCCACCGCAACGGATCTCGCCGACTATCTGGTGCGGGCGGGCCTGCCGTTCCGCGATGCTCATCATGCGGTCGCTGCGATTGTCGGTGCCGCCCGCGAACGGGATCTTGCGACGCTCTCCGCGATGCCGCTTGCCGAAATGCAAGCCTTTGCCCCGATCATCGGCGCGGATGTCTACGAAGTGCTGACGGTCGAAGGGTCGGTTGCCAGCCGCAATCATCCAGGCGGAACAGCACCCGAGCAGGTCAGACGCGCGATCGCGGAACTCCGCTCCCTGCTTGCCTGA
- a CDS encoding LysR substrate-binding domain-containing protein — MKPVFEQTRLPPLQTLQTFSIVAETGSFTAAATELNLSQSAISRQIQQLEHYFGCTLFERHTRKVVITEQGAAIMPIVNGLLVSLRNSFEATRTKSRSLTIRMPPTFARRWLLPRLPELQSRHEDLNITIDTAWFARPTFTVGDIDLLITYGNGHWPGMDVFLLLPEKLTPMCAPTMAETLGDPATLENLSSCVLLHSNPRQSDWTLWLQAEGAYDFRAARNQIFDTQDFAMTAAASGYGVTMGDLYLAKHDLQNGELVRPFPRIIDSGYGYYALYPAKAEARRKVADLVEWLSEVCPDENVA, encoded by the coding sequence TTGAAGCCGGTTTTCGAGCAGACTCGCTTGCCGCCCCTGCAGACGCTCCAGACGTTTTCGATCGTTGCAGAAACCGGCAGCTTCACCGCTGCGGCGACGGAGCTCAATCTCAGCCAGAGTGCGATCAGCCGCCAGATCCAGCAACTGGAGCATTATTTCGGCTGCACCCTTTTTGAACGCCACACGCGCAAGGTTGTCATTACCGAGCAGGGCGCAGCGATCATGCCGATCGTCAATGGTCTACTGGTTTCGCTGCGAAACTCGTTCGAGGCAACGCGAACCAAGAGCCGGTCACTCACCATCAGGATGCCCCCGACCTTTGCCCGGCGGTGGCTGCTGCCGCGGCTGCCGGAACTGCAAAGTCGGCATGAAGATCTGAACATCACAATTGATACGGCCTGGTTTGCCCGCCCGACTTTCACTGTCGGCGACATCGATCTCTTGATCACCTACGGCAACGGACATTGGCCCGGGATGGACGTTTTTCTGCTGCTTCCCGAGAAGCTGACGCCCATGTGTGCGCCGACCATGGCCGAGACGCTCGGCGACCCGGCGACACTCGAGAACCTGTCGAGTTGCGTGCTGCTACATTCCAATCCGCGTCAAAGCGACTGGACGTTGTGGCTGCAGGCGGAAGGAGCGTATGATTTTCGCGCCGCGCGCAACCAGATCTTCGACACGCAGGATTTTGCAATGACCGCGGCCGCAAGCGGCTACGGCGTCACGATGGGCGATCTTTATCTCGCAAAACACGATTTGCAGAACGGGGAACTGGTGAGGCCGTTCCCGCGCATCATCGACAGCGGCTATGGTTACTACGCCCTCTATCCAGCTAAAGCCGAGGCCCGCAGGAAAGTAGCGGACCTGGTGGAGTGGCTGTCGGAAGTGTGTCCGGATGAGAACGTCGCCTAG
- a CDS encoding helix-turn-helix domain-containing protein, with product MIGSGVVPLTERLRRRRKELKLTLKDVAEKSGLSFSFISQIERGQTMPSLTSLVALSRALDSSINLFLDQPAGDSAETRHNKRVPYAIGPNSATYERLSTKFPGSVLSSALITEPPGRRTEPMHHEGEEFIFMVEGALTVEVEGTVYVLEQGDSLHFASTRTHTTWNHTDRIAVMLHTCTMEYFGDGTDTTA from the coding sequence ATGATTGGTTCTGGCGTCGTGCCGTTGACTGAACGGTTGCGTCGTCGCCGCAAGGAACTGAAGCTTACCTTGAAGGACGTCGCCGAGAAGTCGGGACTTTCGTTCAGTTTCATTTCCCAGATCGAGCGCGGCCAGACGATGCCGTCGCTCACGTCACTGGTCGCGCTGTCGCGTGCGCTCGACAGTTCCATCAATCTGTTTTTGGACCAGCCGGCTGGAGACAGTGCCGAAACCCGCCACAACAAGCGGGTCCCCTATGCGATCGGTCCGAACTCCGCGACCTACGAGCGCCTCTCCACCAAGTTTCCCGGAAGTGTTTTGAGCAGCGCGCTCATTACCGAACCGCCGGGGCGTCGCACCGAGCCGATGCACCACGAGGGAGAGGAGTTCATCTTCATGGTCGAGGGGGCGTTGACCGTCGAGGTGGAGGGCACAGTCTATGTGCTGGAGCAGGGCGACTCCCTGCACTTCGCATCGACCCGAACGCACACGACCTGGAACCATACGGACCGCATCGCGGTGATGCTCCACACGTGCACGATGGAGTATTTCGGCGACGGGACGGACACCACCGCCTGA
- a CDS encoding antibiotic biosynthesis monooxygenase family protein, with translation MIRSVLSLRPKAGQSQNLVRFFETRKIPERALASPGCLGVEVQNLLPDGDEVLVTALWASVESYQIWLGSAGRHEDGVQMRALLAEDGDALGPARLYEVARCANHQNTSVPH, from the coding sequence ATGATCAGAAGTGTACTGAGTTTGAGGCCAAAGGCGGGGCAGAGCCAGAACCTGGTCCGGTTCTTCGAGACCCGAAAGATCCCGGAACGGGCCTTGGCATCTCCGGGGTGCCTCGGCGTCGAGGTTCAGAACCTTTTGCCTGATGGCGACGAAGTGCTCGTCACGGCGCTCTGGGCGTCGGTCGAGAGCTACCAGATATGGCTTGGCTCTGCCGGACGCCACGAGGACGGCGTGCAAATGCGGGCTTTGCTTGCCGAAGACGGTGACGCGCTGGGACCTGCGAGGCTGTACGAGGTCGCACGCTGCGCCAATCACCAGAACACATCCGTACCTCATTAG